One region of Danio rerio strain Tuebingen ecotype United States chromosome 5, GRCz12tu, whole genome shotgun sequence genomic DNA includes:
- the mtmr2 gene encoding phosphatidylinositol-3,5-bisphosphate 3-phosphatase MTMR2 (The RefSeq protein has 1 substitution compared to this genomic sequence): MEESASVDSVESLCSSTTTRSDRSSGPKLSDTELRSKGRPIEKMYKDPSKGELPLLPVELVQESAKDVTYICPFIGPIRGSLTVTNYRLFFRCTDREPVFGLDLPLGVLSRVEKIGAATGRGDVSYGLACKDMRNLRFVHKEPDDSLKKSVFEVLMKFAFPVSNNMSLFAFEYKQVFPENGWKVYDPLAECKRQGLPNESWRISKLNDHYELCDSYPATLVVPVTITDDELRRVSSFRAKGRIPVLSWIHPESQAAVVRSSQPMVGQNGRRCKEDEKLLQAIMDANAQSHKLFIFDARPSVNAAANKMKGGGFESEDAYQNAELVFLDIHNIHVMRESLRKLKEVVYPNIEESHWLSNLESTHWLEHIKLILAGALRIADKVESGKTSVVVHCSDGWDRTAQLTSLALIMLDSHYRTIRGFQILVEKEWLSFGHRFQQRVGHGDKNHTDVDRSPIFLQFIDCVWQMTRQFPAAFEFNEYFLITILDHLYSCLFGTFLCNSEQQRLKEEIPKRTVSLWSFVNSQLEEFVNPLYVHYSSHVLFPTVGIRHLQLWVSYYIRWNPRMRPQEPVHQRYKELLAKRAELQKRVEELQREVSSRTASSSSERAGSPTRSITPVQTFV; the protein is encoded by the exons CTCCACTACGACCCGCTCTGATCGCTCAAGTGGCCCCAAAGTTTCAGACACAGAGCTGCGG AGTAAAGGAAGGCCAATTGAAAAG atGTACAAAGACCCAAGTAAAGGCGAACTTCCTCTTCTGCCTGTGGAACTGGTTCAGGAGTCCG ctaAAGACGTGACATACATTTGTCCATTCATTGGGCCTATTAGAGGGAGTCTGACCGTCACTAACTACAGACTGTTCTTCAGATGCACTGACAGG GAGCCAGTGTTTGGGTTAGATCTTCCCCTGGGAGTATTGAGCCGAGTAGAGAAGATCGGAGCAGCAACAGGCAGAGGAGACGTCTCGTATGGCTTGGCATGCAAG GATATGAGAAACCTGCGTTTTGTACACAAAGAGCCTGACGACTCgctaaagaaatcagtgtttgaGGTCCTGATGAAGTTTGCTTTTCCAGTGTCAAACAACATG tcTCTTTTTGCATTCGAGTATAAGCAGGTGTTTCCTGAGAACGGATGGAAGGTGTATGATCCTCTGGCTGAATGCAAGAGACAG ggtCTCCCGAATGAGAGCTGGAGGATCTCCAAATTAAATGATCACTATGAGCTGTGTGATTCGTACCCAGCGACTCTAGTTGTGCCAGTAACCATCACTGACGATGAACTGCGCCGTGTCTCCAGCTTCAGGGCCAAAGGACGCATTCCA GTGCTTTCATGGATCCATCCTGAGAGTCAGGCTGCGGTGGTTCGCTCCAGTCAGCCAATGGTGGGCCAGAACGGACGACGCTGCAAAGAGGATGAGAAGCTCCTTCAGGCCATCATGGATGCAAACGCGCAGTCGCACAAACTGTTCATATTCGACGCCAGGCCCAGTGTGAATGCTGCAGCAAACAAG ATGAAAGGAGGTGGGTTTGAGAGTGAAGATGCTTATCAGAATGCTGAGCTGGTGTTTCTGGATATCCATAACATTCATGTTATGCGCGAGTCACTGCGAAAACTTAAGGAGGTCGTCTATCCAAACATCGAGGAATCCCATTGGCTGTCCAACCTCGAGTCCACACACTGGCTGGAGCATATAAAG TTGATTCTAGCAGGCGCTTTAAGAATAGCTGACAAAGTGGAGTCTGGGAAGACGTCAGTGGTGGTTCATTGCAGTGATGGCTGGGACAGAACCGCTCAGCTCACCTCACTGGCCCTCATCATGCTGGACTCGCACTACAGAACCATTCGAGGCTTTCAGATACTGGTGGAGAAAGAGTGGCTCAGTTTCGGACATCGCTTCCAACAG CGAGTGGGTCACGGTGATAAAAATCACACAGATGTAGATCGCTCTCCAATCTTCCTGCAGTTCATTGACTGTGTGTGGCAGATGACAAGACAG TTTCCAGCAGCTTTTGAGTTCAATGAGTATTTCCTCATTACAATACTGGATCACCTCTACAGCTGCCTATTTGGCACGTTTCTGTGTAACAGTGAACAGCAAAGACTCAAAGAA GAAATCCCGAAGCGCACTGTCTCTCTCTGGTCATTTGTGAACAGTCAGTTGGAGGAGTTTGTGAATCCGCTGTACGTGCACTACTCTTCTCATGTGCTGTTCCCCACTGTGGGTATTCGACACCTGCAGCTATGGGTCTCCTACTACATACGCTGGAATCCTCGTATGCGGCCACAG GAGCCTGTCCATCAGCGCTACAAAGAGCTGCTAGCGAAGCGTGCAGAGCTTCAGAAGAGAGTTGAGGAGCTGCAGCGTGAGGTGTCCAGCCGAACGGCCTCCTCATCCTCCGAGAGGGCAGGCTCTCCTACACGCTCCATCACCCCGGTGCAAACCTTCGTTTAA